One region of Chryseobacterium sp. C-71 genomic DNA includes:
- the carB gene encoding carbamoyl-phosphate synthase large subunit, whose translation MKRNDIKTILVIGSGPIIIGQAAEFDYAGTQACLSLREEGYKVILINSNPATIMTDVEIADKVYIEPISLQFVSHIIRKERPDALLPTLGGQTGLNMAVELEKSGILEECKVEVLGTTLSAINRAEDRDLFRELMRELNEPVPESDIVTTVEGALSFAEEIGYPVIVRPAFTMGGTGGGIAANEAELKEIAELGLKYSPVTQCLIERSIAGFKEIEYEVMRDANDNAIVVCNMENIDPVGVHTGDSIVVAPSQTLSDREYQMLRNASLKIIRALGIEGGCNVQLALDPHSFEYYIIEVNPRVSRSSALASKATGYPIAKIAAKIAVGLTLDEIMNPVTGKTYACFEPALDYVVTKFPRFPFDKFETADRRLSTQMKATGEVMAIGRNFEESLQKAVRSLETGLRHLGLKTKQAAALTDEDIERRIKVCDDERLFIICDALRRGYDWEQIVEWSKIDKFFIWKLKKLVDFEKTIAANRFDKEILIQSKKLGFSDQNIAHLWESTQREVYNFRKENGIIPVYKMVDTCAAEFESETPYFYGTYEEENESVVTDKEKIIVLGSGPIRIGQGVEFDYATVHSVWAIKEMGYEAIIINNNPETVSTDFSISDKLYFEPLTEEDVMSIIDLEKPKGVVVQFGGQTAINLADKLAAYGVKILGTSLEDLDRAENRNKFEKALQEMGIPQPLGKTSTSKEEAIVIANEIGYPVLVRPSYVLGGRAMEIVYNEAELAHYMEFAVDASPDQPVLVDRYITGREVEVDAICDGETVIIPGIMEHIERAGVHSGDSIAVYPPQNVSQAEIDTLVDYTERLAKGLNVIGLMNIQYVLFEGNVYVIEVNPRSSRTVPFLSKITDVPMANLATKAILGQKLKDLGYKNGLVPNKEGVFVKVPVFSFSKLTKVDISLGPEMKSTGEVMGKDTTLEKALYKGLVAAGRKVPMHGSILFTVADKHKQEAADLASRFHEVGFRIWATEGTAKFFEEKGIPCKIGYKIGEESVNLIDLIQKGKVQYVVNTMTKGKQSERDGFQIRRMSVENGVPCLTSMDTVEAILKVIESMSFKMETM comes from the coding sequence ATGAAAAGAAACGACATAAAAACAATTTTAGTAATCGGTTCCGGACCCATCATCATCGGTCAGGCAGCGGAATTTGACTACGCAGGAACGCAGGCTTGCCTTTCTCTAAGAGAGGAAGGCTACAAGGTGATTTTGATCAACTCAAACCCTGCAACGATTATGACGGATGTAGAAATCGCAGACAAGGTTTACATCGAGCCTATTTCACTTCAGTTTGTAAGTCACATCATCAGAAAAGAGCGTCCGGATGCACTTTTACCAACGCTTGGTGGACAAACAGGTTTGAACATGGCGGTTGAACTTGAGAAATCAGGAATTCTTGAAGAATGTAAAGTGGAAGTTTTAGGAACTACACTTTCAGCCATCAACAGAGCGGAAGACAGAGATTTGTTCCGTGAATTGATGAGAGAATTGAATGAACCCGTTCCTGAATCAGATATCGTAACAACGGTAGAAGGAGCATTGAGCTTTGCTGAAGAAATCGGTTATCCGGTAATCGTTCGTCCTGCCTTCACAATGGGAGGAACAGGTGGTGGAATCGCTGCCAACGAAGCCGAATTAAAAGAAATTGCAGAATTAGGTCTGAAATACAGCCCGGTAACGCAATGTCTGATCGAAAGATCGATCGCAGGTTTCAAAGAAATTGAATACGAAGTAATGCGTGATGCAAACGACAACGCAATTGTGGTTTGTAACATGGAAAATATAGATCCGGTGGGGGTTCATACCGGAGATTCAATCGTTGTAGCGCCTTCTCAGACGCTTTCTGATAGAGAATATCAGATGTTGAGAAACGCTTCACTGAAAATCATCAGAGCTTTAGGAATTGAGGGAGGATGTAACGTACAGCTGGCTTTAGACCCACATTCATTCGAATATTACATCATCGAGGTGAACCCAAGAGTTTCCCGTTCATCTGCTTTGGCAAGTAAGGCAACAGGTTATCCGATTGCAAAGATTGCTGCTAAAATAGCTGTAGGATTAACTTTGGATGAAATCATGAATCCGGTTACAGGAAAAACTTACGCATGTTTCGAGCCGGCTTTGGATTATGTGGTAACTAAATTCCCAAGATTCCCTTTCGATAAATTTGAAACAGCTGACAGAAGATTGTCGACTCAGATGAAAGCGACTGGTGAAGTAATGGCAATCGGAAGAAACTTCGAGGAGTCTTTACAGAAGGCAGTTCGTTCGTTGGAAACAGGCTTGAGACATTTAGGTTTAAAAACAAAACAAGCTGCAGCTTTAACCGACGAAGATATCGAAAGAAGAATCAAGGTTTGTGACGACGAAAGATTGTTTATCATCTGTGATGCTTTAAGAAGAGGTTACGACTGGGAACAAATCGTAGAATGGAGTAAAATAGACAAATTCTTCATCTGGAAATTAAAGAAATTAGTTGATTTCGAAAAGACAATTGCAGCTAATAGATTCGATAAAGAAATTTTAATTCAGTCTAAAAAATTAGGTTTCTCAGATCAGAATATCGCTCACTTATGGGAATCTACTCAAAGAGAAGTTTACAATTTCAGAAAAGAAAACGGAATTATTCCGGTTTACAAAATGGTAGACACTTGTGCTGCTGAGTTTGAAAGCGAAACTCCCTATTTCTACGGTACGTACGAAGAAGAAAACGAATCTGTAGTAACCGATAAAGAAAAAATCATCGTTCTTGGTTCTGGTCCGATCAGAATCGGGCAGGGAGTTGAGTTTGACTACGCAACCGTTCACTCGGTTTGGGCAATCAAAGAAATGGGTTACGAAGCGATTATCATCAACAATAATCCTGAAACTGTTTCTACAGACTTCTCAATCTCAGATAAATTATACTTCGAGCCTTTGACGGAAGAAGATGTGATGAGCATCATCGACCTTGAAAAACCAAAAGGTGTTGTTGTACAATTCGGTGGACAAACAGCGATCAATTTAGCAGATAAACTAGCAGCTTACGGAGTTAAGATTTTAGGAACTTCATTGGAAGATCTTGACAGAGCAGAAAACAGAAATAAGTTTGAAAAAGCCCTTCAGGAAATGGGAATTCCTCAGCCTTTAGGAAAAACTTCGACTTCAAAAGAAGAAGCGATTGTGATTGCCAACGAGATTGGTTATCCGGTTTTGGTTCGTCCAAGCTATGTTTTAGGAGGTAGAGCCATGGAAATTGTGTACAATGAAGCAGAATTGGCTCACTACATGGAATTTGCGGTAGACGCAAGTCCGGATCAGCCGGTTTTGGTTGACCGTTACATAACGGGAAGAGAAGTAGAAGTCGATGCGATTTGCGACGGCGAAACGGTAATCATTCCTGGAATTATGGAACACATCGAAAGAGCAGGGGTTCACTCCGGTGACTCAATTGCCGTGTATCCGCCACAGAATGTTTCTCAGGCAGAAATCGATACTTTGGTTGACTACACAGAAAGATTAGCTAAAGGATTGAATGTGATTGGTTTAATGAATATTCAGTACGTTCTTTTTGAAGGAAATGTATATGTGATTGAAGTAAACCCACGTTCATCAAGAACAGTTCCTTTCTTATCGAAAATTACCGATGTTCCGATGGCAAACTTGGCTACAAAAGCAATTCTAGGTCAGAAACTTAAAGATTTAGGTTACAAAAACGGATTGGTTCCGAATAAAGAAGGTGTTTTCGTAAAAGTTCCTGTTTTCTCATTCTCAAAATTAACTAAGGTTGATATCTCTTTAGGACCAGAAATGAAGTCTACAGGAGAAGTGATGGGGAAAGACACGACTTTGGAAAAAGCACTTTACAAAGGATTGGTTGCAGCAGGAAGAAAAGTTCCAATGCACGGTTCAATCTTGTTCACGGTAGCTGATAAGCACAAGCAGGAAGCTGCAGATTTGGCATCAAGATTCCATGAAGTTGGTTTCAGAATCTGGGCAACTGAAGGAACGGCAAAATTCTTTGAAGAAAAAGGTATTCCTTGTAAAATAGGCTACAAAATAGGAGAAGAAAGTGTGAACTTAATAGACTTGATTCAAAAAGGAAAAGTTCAGTATGTTGTCAACACGATGACGAAAGGTAAACAGTCTGAAAGAGACGGCTTCCAGATCAGAAGAATGAGCGTTGAAAACGGTGTTCCTTGTTTAACATCAATGGATACGGTTGAAGCAATCTTGAAAGTTATTGAGAGTATGAGCTTTAAGATGGAAACGATGTAG